The Cydia amplana chromosome 21, ilCydAmpl1.1, whole genome shotgun sequence genome includes a window with the following:
- the LOC134658246 gene encoding serine/arginine-rich splicing factor 4-like, which yields MNTGSHDRVLYTPTSPTRGASRHQRSRSRARQRTSSRAPRRSRSRTSRRSRGRISRCSPDEDQHRRGKRRSRRPSSQRSRSRDTGTQQSHLSGSHRTRKQRPRSQDTGAQQSHVSGIGSLDAAAPGPSRHRSRSRTRRSRSRRSRRSRRSTPRRSNSSGHRAHGRDERRTKDTGEPLSNTNIADLVSALKTFRNPNVGLDKLSTNNTVPEFDPGKKE from the coding sequence ATGAATACTGGATCTCATGATCGCGTGCTGTATACTCCCACGAGTCCTACGAGAGGTGCTTCGAGGCACCAACGGTCGCGCAGCAGAGCCAGGCAGCGGACGAGCAGCCGGGCACCGCGGCGGTCGCGCAGCCGCACCAGTCGGCGCTCGCGGGGGCGCATCAGCCGCTGCTCTCCGGACGAAGACCAGCATCGGCGGGGCAAGAGGCGCAGCCGACGCCCGAGCAGTCAACGGTCGCGCAGCCGGGACACCGGCACTCAGCAGAGCCACCTGAGCGGCAGCCATCGGACGCGGAAACAACGGCCGCGCAGCCAGGACACCGGCGCTCAGCAGAGCCACGTGAGCGGCATCGGCAGCCTTGACGCGGCTGCTCCGGGGCCGTCGAGGCATCGCTCGCGTAGCCGGACACGTCGGTCACGGAGCCGGCGCAGCCGCCGGTCGCGCCGCTCAACTCCTCGACGTAGCAACTCGAGCGGACACAGGGCACATGGTCGTGACGAGCGAAGAACCAAGGACACTGGTGAGCCATTGAGTAATACTAATATTGCGGACCTGGTATCAGCGTTAAAAACGTTTAGGAATCCTAATGTTGGTTTAGATAAACTCTCTACGAATAATACTGTACCTGAATTCGACCCAGGAAAAAAAGAATAG
- the LOC134657950 gene encoding uncharacterized protein LOC134657950, producing MRGIWSQVITLAVILQVALVTGKALIQQNQQAQQQLEPQNQNAQAAQKRIGYDYPAPPSDLVNPFQEHGDLGHDVIEHDHHDHHDYHDHHDHHDHHDHHDHHDNHEHHDIHDIHDHHEEHHVEEHHEEHHDHHDHHDPGYWKKKLIWKPGWKKIWKPAKKQIWKPSWKKIWKPIWVPTKIPVWKEIKVPDWKKIYKPEWKPIKVPAWKEVKVPDWKKITVPVYKDIVVPGWKEIQIPAWKKIWVPEWVKVGVPGEKYLGKDHDGWEYTSHDLWKKKLVWKPVWKKYWKPGKKQIWIPDKKLVWKDEWKQIWKTEKKQIWIDDKKLVWKEAWQQIWKPSKKLIWVPDKKLEWKEAWKQIWIPDWKQIWVPGVKKIWRPVWISEWFPSPDHHEHHHESHGWDRSDNNTAASQKSVAVQPAPQQPAPKPPQQSTWQFPK from the coding sequence ATTACCTTAGCGGTAATTCTGCAAGTCGCTCTAGTAACGGGAAAGGCGTTAATACAACAAAATCAACAAGCACAGCAGCAGTTGGAGCCGCAAAATCAAAATGCACAGGCAGCACAGAAACGCATCGGGTACGACTATCCTGCGCCTCCTAGCGACCTAGTGAATCCTTTCCAGGAGCACGGGGATCTAGGCCACGATGTGATCGAGCACGATCACCACGATCACCACGATTACCACGATCACCACGACCACCACGACCACCACGATCACCACGACCACCACGATAACCACGAGCACCACGACATTCACGACATCCATGACCACCACGAAGAGCATCACGTTGAAGAACACCACGAAGAACATCACGACCATCATGACCATCACGATCCAGGATATTGGAAAAAGAAATTAATCTGGAAGCCAGGATGGAAGAAAATATGGAAACCGGCAAAGAAACAAATATGGAAACCTTCATGGAAAAAGATTTGGAAACCCATTTGGGTACCGACCAAAATTCCGGTATGGAAGGAAATCAAAGTACCGGACtggaaaaaaatctacaaaccTGAGTGGAAGCCCATAAAGGTGCCCGCATGGAAGGAAGTGAAAGTACCGGATTGGAAAAAAATTACCGTTCCTGTGTATAAAGACATAGTCGTGCCAGGGTGGAAGGAAATACAAATACCCGCATGGAAAAAGATTTGGGTACCGGAATGGGTAAAAGTTGGTGTTCCCGGGGAGAAATACCTAGGCAAGGATCACGATGGATGGGAATACACATCGCATGATTTGTGGAAAAAGAAACTCGTTTGGAAGCCAGTATGGAAGAAGTACTGGAAGCCGGGTAAGAAGCAGATCTGGATACCGGACAAGAAATTGGTATGGAAAGACGAGTGGAAGCAAATCTGGAAGACAGAAAAGAAACAAATCTGGATCGATGACAAGAAATTAGTTTGGAAAGAAGCCTGGCAACAGATATGGAAGCCATCGAAGAAACTCATATGGGTGCCTGACAAGAAATTGGAATGGAAGGAAGCTTGGAAACAGATCTGGATTCCGGACTGGAAGCAAATATGGGTTCCGGGAGTGAAGAAGATCTGGAGGCCAGTGTGGATATCCGAGTGGTTCCCGTCTCCGGACCATCACGAGCACCACCACGAGTCCCACGGGTGGGACAGGAGCGACAACAACACCGCCGCCAGTCAGAAGTCGGTGGCCGTGCAGCCAGCGCCCCAGCAGCCCGCGCCCAAACCGCCGCAACAGTCCACGTGGCAGTTTCCCAAATAG
- the LOC134657960 gene encoding uncharacterized protein LOC134657960, protein MSCKFLIVLSVLLIIFNSQVRSETEAKTEEKSVAGNPVIDRSSVHHHPHHDPTFHGFWKKKFVWRSRWVKTWQEKKVYVAVWKRMWGPVEVKEWVPVPKPPPGWIKHDVSSYAVKTQPHVTNK, encoded by the exons atgAGCTGTAAATTCTTG ATAGTTCTCAGTGTGctacttataatatttaacagCCAAGTGAGATCAGAAACTGAAGCGAAGACAGAAGAGAAATCAGTTGCTGGAAACCCAGTCAT AGATCGTTCCTCGGTACACCACCACCCCCACCACGACCCGACGTTCCACGGCTTCTGGAAGAAGAAGTTCGTGTGGCGGTCGCGATGGGTGAAAACTTGGCAAGAGAAGAAAGTCTACGTCGCTGTGTGGAAGCGGATGTGGGGGCCCGTGGAGGTCAAGGAATGGGTGCCAGTGCCGAAGCCTCCCCCGGGGTGGATCAAGCACGACGTCAGCTCCTACGCCGTCAAAACTCAGCCCCATGTTACCAATAAATAG